In the Bacteroidia bacterium genome, one interval contains:
- a CDS encoding BatA domain-containing protein has translation MSFLYPQFLWALLALAIPVIIHFFNFRRYKKLYFPNVRFLTEVEQESKSRNKLKHWLLLLTRLMALSLLVLAFAQPFNPDAESAAVTGRNAVSIYVDNSFSLTNASEEGTLLQQANNLTEDIAWGYGESDLFNIITNTTEHSITAFRPRREFIDNLPGLQESAVTRSLQAVVSQQEQLLSSADAPNYTSYLVSDFQKSMMGDQLPVLDSNVNYYLVPLEGAKTQNLYIDSAWYESPIFQPGQPVELKVRIRNFGNEAVTDNSIKLNVNGRQKGLATFGAGGDESITVNLSHTVDETGWNRGVLSIEDYPVTFDNDYYFSFFVKEQQRVLIVNNSQVNPFLRAVFSTDPYSNLTNTTAGNLDYSTFPEYDLIILNELPELSSGLVSQIGNYVRDGGNLFVVPPDEESIVMEGYNNLLASLNAGQMLEFSKKEARVQNINFEHPVYRNVFEDIPENINLPVVQQHFDFRVFSRSRMANLLPLNDGGFLLAQFDAGDGNFYMASTPFREGYTNFPRHGLFVPTLYKLAVYKNRSVNLAYFIGNDNLVEVRRSLENKDQVLVLRKDEFEVVPDQRYVNGRFMLTTGDNLTSAGFYDLIPAGPYVESVPLATLAFNFSRSESELDFYSAEELKERFAGQPNVRVLETTGRDLSLQLADISSGTGLWKWLILAVIIFLLGETMLVKFMRK, from the coding sequence ATGAGTTTTTTATATCCTCAATTTTTATGGGCTTTGCTTGCCCTTGCTATACCAGTCATTATTCATTTTTTCAATTTCAGGAGATATAAGAAACTATATTTCCCCAATGTGAGGTTTTTGACAGAGGTAGAGCAGGAGAGCAAATCCCGCAATAAGCTGAAGCACTGGCTTTTGCTTTTGACACGCCTGATGGCCCTATCGCTGTTGGTCCTGGCTTTTGCGCAACCTTTTAATCCGGATGCCGAATCCGCAGCGGTTACCGGCAGAAATGCCGTGAGCATTTATGTAGATAATTCCTTTAGTCTCACAAATGCGTCCGAAGAAGGAACCCTGTTACAGCAAGCGAATAACCTGACAGAGGATATTGCCTGGGGATATGGGGAATCCGATTTATTCAATATTATAACGAACACCACTGAGCATTCCATTACGGCATTTCGCCCCAGAAGGGAATTTATAGATAATCTTCCGGGACTCCAGGAAAGTGCGGTTACCCGTTCCTTGCAGGCAGTAGTAAGCCAGCAGGAGCAATTGTTATCTTCAGCCGATGCACCTAATTATACAAGCTACCTCGTATCCGATTTTCAAAAATCAATGATGGGAGACCAACTGCCGGTATTGGATTCAAATGTGAATTATTATCTCGTGCCGCTGGAAGGCGCAAAAACTCAAAATCTTTATATTGATTCTGCATGGTATGAATCGCCAATCTTTCAGCCGGGGCAGCCTGTGGAGTTGAAGGTAAGAATACGGAATTTTGGCAATGAAGCAGTTACTGACAATTCGATAAAACTTAATGTAAATGGCAGGCAAAAGGGATTGGCTACTTTCGGTGCCGGGGGCGATGAGTCGATTACAGTAAATCTTTCCCATACCGTTGACGAAACAGGATGGAACAGGGGGGTGCTTTCTATAGAAGATTATCCGGTAACTTTTGATAACGATTACTATTTCAGCTTTTTCGTAAAGGAACAGCAGAGAGTGCTGATCGTGAATAACAGTCAGGTAAATCCATTTCTCAGGGCTGTCTTTAGCACTGATCCATATAGCAACCTTACCAACACGACCGCTGGAAATCTTGATTACTCTACATTCCCCGAATATGATCTGATCATTCTTAATGAGCTTCCGGAACTATCATCCGGATTGGTGAGCCAGATTGGGAATTATGTGCGTGATGGGGGAAACCTGTTCGTTGTTCCGCCTGACGAAGAATCCATTGTTATGGAAGGATATAATAATTTACTAGCCTCTCTGAATGCGGGTCAGATGCTGGAATTCTCAAAAAAAGAAGCAAGGGTTCAGAATATAAATTTTGAGCATCCTGTATATCGGAATGTATTTGAGGATATTCCTGAAAACATTAATCTTCCGGTGGTCCAGCAGCATTTTGACTTCCGGGTATTTTCACGCAGCCGCATGGCTAACCTCCTTCCACTTAATGACGGTGGTTTTCTCCTGGCTCAGTTTGATGCAGGCGATGGGAATTTCTACATGGCATCTACTCCTTTCAGAGAAGGATATACCAATTTCCCCAGGCATGGACTTTTTGTGCCAACGCTGTATAAACTCGCTGTATATAAGAACCGGAGCGTCAACCTTGCCTATTTTATTGGTAATGACAACTTGGTGGAGGTGCGCAGAAGTCTTGAAAATAAAGATCAGGTATTAGTACTGCGAAAGGATGAATTTGAGGTGGTGCCTGATCAGCGTTATGTAAACGGTAGGTTTATGCTCACAACAGGCGACAACCTGACTTCGGCCGGCTTTTATGATCTCATTCCTGCAGGACCCTATGTGGAGAGCGTTCCTTTAGCCACACTAGCATTCAATTTCAGCCGGAGCGAATCGGAACTGGATTTTTATTCTGCTGAAGAATTGAAGGAAAGATTTGCCGGCCAGCCAAACGTACGCGTCCTGGAGACAACTGGTCGGGACTTATCGCTTCAACTTGCCGACATAAGTTCCGGTACAGGATTGTGGAAGTGGCTCATCCTCGCGGTTATTATATTTTTGCTGGGCGAAACAATGCTCGTCAAATTTATGCGCAAATGA
- a CDS encoding dihydroorotase, whose protein sequence is MTLLGKSAILYAPNHPGHLQRLDIFIENGIITRIADNIEAEAHIRLEADDLCVSPGWMDMQVDFSDPGNEYREDLESGTEAAAYGGMTTVALFPETVPPLDAKSQIQYIKGKTAHQPVTVLPVGTISKGMEGIALSEMLDMYNAGAVAFGDGTNGLTNSGLLLKALMYVKSFDGVVMVHPEDPAMAPEGLMNEGVVNTRLGLAGIPSIAEETAVAKAISLAEYSGSRLHFTTLSTSGSVELVREAKKNGVKITAGVSVFHLNFNESALEEFDTNLKLRPPLRPAKDCEALRKAVREGVIDVVVSNHQPKIADRKNCEFALAATGAIGIQTLFPMVLQAFGTEDLSWLTQLMSMHPRKVLGLEQPLIEQGAKADLTFFSPSSVWKFNATSNKSKSCNTPLWETELKGRALAIANRGQVKYLD, encoded by the coding sequence ATGACTCTATTGGGGAAATCAGCAATTCTCTATGCACCGAATCATCCGGGGCATCTTCAAAGGCTTGATATTTTTATCGAAAATGGAATTATTACCAGGATTGCTGATAATATTGAGGCCGAGGCTCACATAAGACTGGAAGCAGACGATCTCTGCGTTTCACCGGGGTGGATGGACATGCAGGTGGATTTTTCAGATCCGGGGAATGAATATAGAGAGGACCTCGAATCGGGAACTGAAGCAGCAGCCTATGGAGGAATGACTACAGTAGCGCTATTCCCCGAAACCGTGCCTCCGCTGGATGCGAAATCACAAATTCAATATATAAAGGGAAAAACAGCCCATCAGCCTGTGACCGTTCTGCCGGTGGGAACCATAAGCAAAGGAATGGAAGGCATAGCACTGTCGGAGATGCTGGATATGTATAATGCGGGCGCAGTGGCATTTGGCGATGGCACCAACGGCCTCACCAATTCAGGGCTTTTGCTGAAAGCGCTGATGTATGTAAAGAGCTTTGACGGAGTGGTGATGGTACATCCTGAAGATCCGGCCATGGCGCCTGAAGGCCTGATGAATGAAGGGGTCGTCAATACTCGACTGGGCCTGGCCGGCATTCCTTCAATTGCAGAGGAGACAGCGGTAGCCAAAGCCATCTCGCTAGCAGAGTACAGCGGCAGCCGGTTGCATTTTACAACTCTCAGCACAAGTGGAAGCGTGGAACTGGTTCGCGAAGCCAAAAAAAACGGAGTGAAAATAACGGCAGGCGTTTCTGTTTTTCATTTGAATTTTAATGAATCTGCGCTCGAAGAATTTGATACGAACCTGAAATTACGGCCCCCACTGCGCCCGGCAAAAGATTGCGAAGCACTGAGAAAAGCTGTAAGGGAAGGGGTTATAGACGTAGTCGTTTCCAATCATCAACCCAAGATTGCCGATAGAAAGAATTGCGAGTTCGCATTGGCCGCTACTGGCGCTATCGGTATCCAAACATTGTTCCCTATGGTACTTCAGGCTTTTGGCACTGAAGATTTATCCTGGCTCACCCAATTGATGTCCATGCATCCGCGAAAAGTACTTGGTCTTGAGCAGCCTCTGATAGAGCAAGGTGCAAAGGCGGACCTTACCTTTTTCTCTCCTTCATCAGTTTGGAAGTTTAATGCAACTTCAAATAAAAGCAAGAGCTGCAATACTCCTCTCTGGGAAACGGAACTTAAAGGAAGGGCACTGGCAATAGCCAACAGAGGACAGGTGAAGTATCTTGATTAG
- a CDS encoding fructose-6-phosphate aldolase — MYIIKVKGKTKIPDYVQIRDENFTLLAYFRADRPEKALAKCGLESQTSTIKGIIETIPFGKMQKLQV; from the coding sequence ATGTATATTATAAAGGTTAAAGGCAAAACCAAAATCCCTGATTATGTTCAAATCAGGGATGAAAATTTTACGCTTCTCGCGTACTTCAGGGCTGACCGCCCGGAGAAGGCGCTTGCCAAATGCGGATTGGAGAGCCAAACCTCTACAATTAAAGGTATCATTGAAACGATTCCTTTTGGAAAAATGCAAAAACTTCAAGTTTAA
- a CDS encoding glycosyltransferase family 1 protein → MKKKSLSDITMVSEKHLHILSFDVPYPPDYGGVIDVYYKMKAFADQGIHVHLHCYQYGREAAKQLEEICDEVIYYKRKIYKDPFFSKDPYIVITRNSGEILDNLRKDDYPIFFEGLHSCYYLNSEILHNRFKVVRMHNIEHVYYKNLAKIEKNLFKKYFFNTEANRLRKFEKHLKKANLTAAISPADHQYLNLKYQNSFYLPVFHSNTQVEVLPGKGDFVLYHGNLSVGENNEAAIYLIREIFNDLEIPLYIAGMNPSSELIKAAAENPGVKLFSKLNNQEIHNLIQKAQINILHTQQNTGIKLKLVNVLFNGRFCIVNPKMVEATGLEDLCIVAPTKQKMKAFVQEYFEKEFPHEEITKRKCVLESNFNNERNTKLIIDKINFN, encoded by the coding sequence ATGAAGAAAAAAAGCTTATCAGATATTACCATGGTCTCTGAAAAACATTTACATATACTCTCATTCGATGTTCCTTATCCTCCGGATTATGGAGGCGTCATTGATGTATACTACAAAATGAAGGCATTTGCCGATCAGGGAATTCATGTGCATCTGCATTGCTACCAGTATGGCCGTGAGGCCGCAAAGCAGTTGGAGGAAATATGCGATGAGGTTATTTATTATAAAAGGAAAATTTATAAAGATCCGTTTTTTAGCAAGGATCCTTACATTGTTATAACCAGGAACAGTGGAGAAATTCTGGACAATCTCCGCAAGGATGATTACCCGATTTTTTTCGAAGGCTTGCACAGTTGTTATTATCTTAACAGTGAAATATTGCATAACCGCTTCAAGGTTGTAAGAATGCACAACATTGAGCATGTTTATTATAAGAATCTGGCAAAAATTGAAAAAAACCTGTTCAAGAAGTATTTTTTTAATACTGAAGCGAATCGCTTAAGGAAATTTGAGAAGCATCTGAAAAAGGCAAACCTTACTGCCGCTATCTCACCGGCAGACCATCAATACCTTAACCTGAAATATCAAAATAGCTTTTACCTGCCGGTATTTCATTCCAACACTCAAGTTGAAGTGCTGCCCGGAAAAGGAGATTTTGTGTTATATCATGGTAATCTCTCGGTTGGAGAGAATAATGAAGCTGCGATATACCTGATCCGGGAAATATTTAACGATCTGGAAATACCGTTGTACATTGCCGGAATGAATCCAAGTTCAGAATTAATTAAGGCAGCAGCAGAGAATCCAGGAGTGAAGTTGTTCTCCAAACTTAACAATCAGGAAATCCATAACTTGATTCAAAAGGCTCAGATTAATATTCTGCATACGCAGCAAAATACCGGTATTAAGCTAAAACTGGTAAATGTGCTTTTTAATGGCCGGTTCTGCATAGTTAACCCCAAAATGGTAGAGGCTACCGGTTTAGAAGATCTTTGCATTGTAGCCCCGACAAAGCAAAAAATGAAGGCATTTGTACAGGAGTATTTTGAGAAAGAATTTCCTCATGAAGAAATAACAAAAAGGAAATGCGTTTTGGAATCAAACTTTAATAACGAAAGAAATACAAAATTGATCATAGATAAGATCAACTTCAATTGA
- a CDS encoding ATP-binding cassette domain-containing protein encodes MENVVVYLHDAKIYQQDALVLNNVNLNVSRGEFVYLTGKTGSGKSSLLKAIYGDLPLASGKGKVAGFDLTALNRRKTAFLRRKLGIVFQDFQLLTDRSVADNLTFVLKATGWKRKDLIEKRLQEVLNLVGLGTKHFKMPYALSGGEQQRVVIARALLNDPQVILADEPTGNLDPEISDEILRLLKKISEDGTAVIMASHDYRIMEKYPSRTLKVNDGHILELN; translated from the coding sequence ATGGAAAACGTTGTTGTGTACCTTCATGATGCTAAAATCTATCAACAAGATGCACTTGTGCTGAATAATGTTAACCTTAACGTCAGCCGCGGAGAATTTGTTTACCTAACCGGCAAGACCGGGAGCGGCAAAAGTAGTCTTCTTAAAGCAATATATGGTGATCTTCCTCTTGCATCCGGAAAAGGAAAAGTTGCCGGCTTCGACCTTACCGCTCTCAATCGCAGAAAAACAGCGTTTTTGCGCAGAAAACTCGGTATTGTTTTTCAGGATTTTCAACTCCTCACCGACAGATCGGTCGCAGATAATCTCACTTTTGTATTGAAGGCAACGGGTTGGAAGCGAAAAGACCTAATAGAAAAGAGATTGCAGGAAGTACTCAACCTTGTGGGGCTGGGTACTAAACACTTCAAAATGCCATACGCTCTTTCAGGTGGCGAACAACAAAGGGTGGTAATTGCCCGTGCCCTACTGAACGACCCCCAGGTGATCCTTGCCGATGAACCAACCGGTAATCTTGACCCGGAAATCTCTGACGAAATTCTTCGATTACTTAAAAAAATAAGTGAAGATGGCACTGCCGTGATTATGGCTTCCCACGACTATCGCATTATGGAGAAATACCCCAGTCGCACCCTGAAAGTCAATGATGGACATATCCTGGAACTCAATTGA